Proteins from a genomic interval of Streptomyces fodineus:
- a CDS encoding trypsin-like serine peptidase produces MGDATAVTHAARSSWRSGFGKSGEAGRSLRGQDQDLSATAAAHDGNAYTPRRTEENARIGAVFEKDDQGAHFCTASVVQSPGRNMLITAAHCAFDADSGQPLNDLVFAPGYRNGDEPTGLWKASKVVVDDRWAKSQDEDLDFAFLVLDQKDGKDIQDVLGGNTLGVNRGFDNKVKITGYPASRDTPVSCRNHTTKFGDTQLRIQCTGLEDGTSGSPWLADYDPRSHAGTVIGVLGGHEGGGDQDDVSYAAYFDDDIAKLYRRAQDEDYLERRRPAADDVGQ; encoded by the coding sequence GTGGGTGACGCCACGGCGGTAACCCATGCGGCCAGAAGCAGCTGGCGCAGCGGTTTCGGCAAGTCCGGCGAGGCGGGCCGGTCCCTGCGGGGCCAGGACCAGGACCTCTCCGCGACGGCCGCGGCCCATGACGGCAACGCGTACACCCCCCGCAGGACCGAGGAGAACGCCCGGATCGGCGCGGTCTTCGAGAAGGACGACCAGGGCGCCCACTTCTGCACGGCGAGCGTGGTGCAAAGTCCGGGCCGGAACATGCTGATCACCGCGGCCCACTGCGCCTTCGACGCCGACTCCGGACAGCCGCTGAACGACCTGGTCTTCGCCCCCGGCTACCGCAACGGCGACGAACCCACCGGCCTGTGGAAGGCCAGCAAGGTGGTCGTCGACGACCGCTGGGCCAAGTCGCAGGACGAGGACCTCGACTTCGCCTTCCTCGTCCTCGACCAGAAGGACGGCAAGGACATCCAGGACGTCCTGGGCGGCAACACCCTCGGCGTAAACCGCGGCTTCGACAACAAGGTCAAGATCACCGGCTATCCCGCCAGCCGTGACACCCCCGTCTCATGCCGGAACCACACCACGAAGTTCGGCGACACCCAGCTGCGCATCCAGTGCACCGGCCTCGAGGACGGGACCAGCGGCAGCCCCTGGCTCGCCGACTACGACCCCAGGAGCCACGCCGGCACGGTCATCGGCGTCCTGGGCGGCCATGAGGGCGGCGGCGACCAGGACGATGTCTCCTACGCCGCGTACTTCGACGACGACATCGCCAAGCTCTACCGGCGCGCCCAGGACGAGGACTACCTAGAGCGAAGGCGGCCCGCAGCCGACGATGTCGGACAGTAA